The genome window aagggggtgatgtgccttatatgtgcacacccgcatccatctagcacgaggccttttgggagctcactggcttcggagtcgtaggaactccgaagttaaacgagttgggggctagagcaatcctaggatgggtgacccactgggaagttgctcgtgagttcccagaaacaaaaccgtgagggcagagaggggggcccaaagcggacaatttCGTGCTACGGtggagttgatcccgggatgtgacacaTGGAGATAGTAGAGGCCGATCCATGGCCATTTCTGCCGTCTGCCATGTGTTTTGAGGCAAGATATTATCATGATGACTTTGATCCTTTCACATTCCTTGGAGTCAACCAGAACGGCCGCCCCCATGGTGTCACGACCCAGAGACTCATTGAAGATGGTCTAGCCAATTCTCTAGAAGACTGGAATAGACCTTTTATTCAAAACCTCCAGAACTCTGATGTTTAGTCTCAATCAACAAGAAAATGATCAAGCTGCAACAATCTGATCCATTACAAAAAGATTGTTGACATATTGGGAAGAAAGGAAGCTCTTTATGCAGAATCCAGCCATCAATATGGCAGAATTCACCCATGAAAGCactgaagaacaagaaaagagTTTACAGGAGGAAGTACTAGATTTTGCACCAGCAGCACTAGATGACTCTTTACCATAAGTGGAAGATCCATTGTAGGAGATAAACTTAGGGACAGAAGAGGATCCAAGACCCACTTTCATTAGTGCGCTGTTGAAAGAACCACTCAAGAGTGAAATCATTGCACTTTTGCATGATTTTAGAGATTGTTTTGCTTGGCATTATCATGAGATGCCTAGATTAGACAGAAAACTGGTAGAACACAAGCTGCCAATCAAAGAAGGCTACCTTCCAGTCAAACAGGCCAGAAGAAGGATGTCTATGGAAACAGAACTGAAagtcaaggaagaaatagaaagaCTAGTCAAGGCAGGATTCATCAGACCAGCCATTTACGCTGATTGGTTAGTCAATATTGTGCCAgttctgaaaagaaaaacaggggcAGTTAGGATCTGTGTGGATTACCAGAATCTGAATGAAGCATTTCCCAAGGATGAATATCCTATGCCAATGGCAGATATGCTAGTAGGTGGAGCTGCTCATAACCAAATGTTATCTTTTATGGATGGCAATGCAGGATATAATCAGATTATGGTAGCAGAAGAAGACATCCATAAGACAGCCTTCATGTGCCCAGGACATATAGGTGCTTTTGAATACACTGTAGTGCCTTTTGGCTTAAGAAATGCAAGAGCCACTTATCAAAGAGCAATGAATTCTATTTTCCATGATATGATAGGGCATTCTCTAGAGGTGTATATAGATGATGTGCTGATTAAATCCCCAGAAGAGGGGATCATATATCAAATCTGAAAAGGACATTCTTAAGAATGAGACAACATAAGTTGAAAATGAATCCCAagaaatgtgtttttggagttcagGCAGGAAATTTCTTAGGTTTCTTGGTCCATCAAAGAGGCATAGAGATCgataaaaataaagcaaaatcCATCATAGAAGCTCTACCACCCCGGAACAAGAAAGAACTGCATAGTCTCCtaggaaaaattaattttctaaGGAGATTCATTTCCAATTCTGTAGGAACAATCCACTCTTTCTCCTCCTTGCTAAGGTTGAAGCAGGAACAGACATTCAAGTGGAAGAACAGCACCAGCAAGCTTTTGAGAAAATCAAGCACTACCTCTCAAATCTGCCAGTTCTGTCCCCACCAAAGAGAGGCAGACTGTTCAAACTCTATGTTTCTGCATCAGAAGTGTCCATTGGGAGTCTGCTAGTTCAGGAtaataagaaagagaaggaacaGGCAGTCTACTATCCGAGCAGAACTCTGACATAAGTACAAAGGAAATATTCTGCAATTGAAAGACTTTGTCTAGCCTTATACTTCATTGCTATGAAACTCAGACACTACATGTTGCCATTCACCATCTACATCATTGCCAAGACTGACCTAATCAAATACATGTTAACAAGGCCAACGTTGAGAGGCAGAACTGGCAAATGGACTTTGGCGTTGATAGAACTTGCTTTCAGATACGTTCCTCAGAAAACTGTCAAAGGACAAGCTGTAGCAGATTTCCTAGCAAGTCATCCAAGGGAAGAGATTGAAGACATAAATTCCTTGGTTATAGAAAATGCAGATCTATTGACTAGAGCTCATACTTGCCTTAACAATCCCATCCATTCAGTTCACCTCACACTGTGGAAACTGTACTTTGATGGATCAAAGACTGATGTAACCTCTGGGGCAGGAATTGTTTTGGAGGAGCCACTGGGAATCAGACAATTTTATTCTTTCCAGTTAGATTTCCAATGCACCAACAACAGGGCTAAATATGAAGCTTTAATATTTGGCCTCGAAATGCTGGTAGAATTAGGAATCTAGTCTGTGGAAATCTTGGGAGATTCTATGCTTGTGCTAAAGCAGATTGCTGGAGAATACAAGTGCCTAAATCCTTCTCTAGCTGTCTATCTAGTGGCAGCCAAGAATCTTCTAACAAAATTCAGGGAATCTACTTGGGAACATATCCTAAGAGAGGAGTACTTCACAACCAATGAAATGGCTCAGATAGCAACAGGGGTACAAATGCCTGAAGACTGTGTGCAAATGATCATCAAGGTAGGAAAGAAAAGTTTACCATCTGTTCTGGCCAGAGGGATGGAGATGAATGTCAATTCTGCCATAATCAATTAAGATGACTGGAGAATTCCCatcataaattacttgtaGTATCCAACCCTACCTTCTGAGAAAAGAGTCAGAATCATGGCTTTAAACTACCTTATGTGGAATGGAGATTTGGTCCGAAAAAGCAAAGATGAGGTACTTTTGAGATGCCTAGGAAAGAAAGAGTACATGAAGGTCATGGGAGAAACCCATGAATGAATCTACGGAGCTcatcaaggtggaaggaaaaTGTGCTGGTTAATTAGAATGTTTGGCTACTTCTAGCCAACCATGATGAAGGATTGCATTGAATATTTCCAGGAATGTGAGGCTTGTCAAAGGCATGGTCCAATCCAGTAGGCTCCTTCAGTTCCCATGAATCCAGTAGTAAAGCCATGGCCATTCAGAAGATGGGCAATGGATCTCATTGGTAAGATTTATCCAGCCAGTAGCAAACAACACTGTTTCATCATTGTAGCTACATACTATTTCAGCAAATGGGTGGAGGCCAAACCTGTTAAATCTACTACATCTCAAGAAATCATCACCTTCATAGAagagcagattatacaaaggtTTGGCATTCCAGAATCAATCACAACTGACAGGGGATCTTCTTTCATATGTGGAGAGATGTTAGATATGGCAGAAGCATTCAAATTTAAGCTACTTCAATCCACTCGTTATTATGCTCAAGCTAATGGACATGCAGAATCAAGTAACAAAGTGATCATCAACATTATCAAGAAAATGCTTGagaaaaattcaaagcaaTGGCATGAGAAGTTATTAGAAACTCTGTGGGCATATAGGACTTCAAAGAGAGAAGCAACTGGCATGACCCCATATGCTCTAACTTATGGTCATGATGCAATTATGCCTATGGAAATAGCAATCCAATCTCTTAGAATTGCTCAGCAACACAATTTGACTGGAGAATACTACTCTCAAGCCATGCTGCTAGAACTGGAAGGATTGGATGAAAGTAGAATTGACaccctcaacaaactcttagCAGGAAAACAGGCTTTATCGAGGGCCTACAACAAAAGAGTTAAAAACAAGAGttttgaagaaggagaaataGTCTGGAAAGCAGTTCTACCCCTTCGAACACACATAGCTGGTTATGGGAAGTGGTCACCTACATGGGAAAGTCCTTTCATAATCAAGCAAATCCTTGGACTGGGGGCATACAAATTACAGGATCGAGATGGAGATGTTCATGCTGCACCAATCAATGGCAAATGGTTGAAGAAATTCTATCCAACTATGTGGGATTCAAAAGCTGTACAAACAGATTCTGGAATAGAGAAGGAACAAAATGAAACTGTTGTTTAGATTTCTGTTCAgagtttgtttttgttgtaatttgttaagtttatcttcttctattttttctgctttcttttattttgacaaaagcaattgcaaatgcaaagaaagagttccacaaaaataacttttattaaATATTGTCATTTTTTATGACTAAGTTTATTACATTTTcagaatttgaattcaaagtCCGAGTTTCTTTAGTTTCTCTTGTAATCCAGATTTCTTGGTGGAGATCTCTTTCTGAAGCAGCATTCCTTGATGAATGGAGGCTTCTGCAATCTCCAGGGCAGGCCCAGAAGCTGACACCATATTCTGCACAAGGAAGGTCATCTTGGTCTTACTACCCAGTCCAGCCCCAAGCTTGTTCTGCTTACCCCTCAAGCTAGCCAACTACTTCTAAAGTTCTTCAATATGCTTTCCCAGTTTATCAGCAGCAGTCTTGGTTTCCTTGTAATAAGCAACCATCATATCCAATTCTGCCTTCTGTTTCTGGTAGTCAACCAGGTTGGCTTCATGAGTAGCTTTGCAGAATTCAGAAGCTTTGAAGGAAGGCTTGAAATCTTCATAGCGATTGTGGAGATTGAGCACATCTCTTGCCAAGCCTAGGCTGATCTCAAGGATGGGCCTAGAAGCCATGTTTTCCCTATGCAGCAGGTCCAGGTCCTTCATCAGTTGGTCAACAGCTTCTTAGTTTTCATCCCAATCCAGTTCAGTGGATTGCCAGATCTTCACTCTATCCACTACCTCATCCACTGCCTTGGATTTTGCCTTGCTAGGACGGAACTAAGCTTCTC of Prunus dulcis chromosome 4, ALMONDv2, whole genome shotgun sequence contains these proteins:
- the LOC117625600 gene encoding uncharacterized protein K02A2.6-like, whose amino-acid sequence is MDLIGKIYPASSKQHCFIIVATYYFSKWVEAKPVKSTTSQEIITFIEEQIIQRFGIPESITTDRGSSFICGEMLDMAEAFKFKLLQSTRYYAQANGHAESSNKVIINIIKKMLEKNSKQWHEKLLETLWAYRTSKREATGMTPYALTYGHDAIMPMEIAIQSLRIAQQHNLTGEYYSQAMLLELEGLDESRIDTLNKLLAGKQALSRAYNKRVKNKSFEEGEIVWKAVLPLRTHIAGYGKWSPTWESPFIIKQILGLGAYKLQDRDGDVHAAPINGKWLKKFYPTMWDSKAVQTDSGIEKEQNETVV